Genomic segment of Paenalkalicoccus suaedae:
CCTTGAGCAGTTCCTGCTACTTTAAAGTCCATGTCTCCAAGCGCATCTTCCATACCTTGAATATCCGTTAATACTACTACGTCATCTTCATATTTCACAAGACCCATCGCGATTCCGGCTACAGGAGCTTTAAGTGGTACACCCGCTGCCATCATTGCTAGTGTACTCGCACAAATACTTGCTTGAGAAGTAGAACCGTTAGATTCTAATACTTCAGATACGAGACGAATTGTATATGGGAAGTCCTTTTCAGAAGGAATAACTTTCTCAAGTGCACGTTCACCTAGTGCCCCGTGACCAATTTCACGACGACCCGGACCACGAATTGGTCCAGTTTCCCCTACACTAAATAGTGGGAAGTTGTAGTGGTGCATGAATCTTTTCGACTCTTCGATTCCAAGTCCATCAAGTACCTGTACGTCTCCAAGTGCACCTAACGTACAAACACTTAGTGCTTGCGTTTGTCCACGTGTGAAGAGACCAGATCCATGAGTACGCTGAAGGATATCTACTTCAGATGCTAATGAACGAATCTCATCGTGACGGCGCCCATCAGGACGAAGGTTTTCTTGCGTGATTAGCTTTCTAACTGTGTTCTTTACAAGCTTATCTAACACGCCTTTTACGTCAGAAGTACGATCTTCTTCCGCCTCAGCGTAATCCATTAATACATCATCGTACACGTTTTTGATAGCTGTATCACGAGCTTGCTTATCTACGACAGTTGCCGCTTCAACAAGCTTGTTACCAACCTTTTGCTTCACTTCTTCAAGAAGCTCTTCATCCGTTTTAAGTAAAACGACATCCATTTTTTCTGTGCTGCATGCTTCAACAATCTCTTCTTGGAAAGCAACAAGACGCTTAATTTCTTCATGTCCGAAGAGAATTGCCTCAAGCATTGCTTCCTCAGGAACTTCATCAGCACCGGCTTCAACCATGTTGATTGCGTGCTTTGTACCAGCAACGATTAAGTCGATATCCGACTTAGCCATTTGCTCTCCAGTTGGATTAATAATGAATTCGTTATCGATTCTACCAACTGTCACTCCTGCGATTGGTCCTGCAAACGGGATATTAGACACAGAAAGTGCTAATGATGATCCGATCATTGCAGCCATCTCAGACGAGCAATCCTGATCATTAGACATAACAATGCTGATGACTTGTACATCATTACGGAATCCGTCTGGGAATAATGGACGGATTGGTCGGTCGATCAAGCGGCTAGTTAAAACTGCATGGTCAGATGGACGTCCTTCACGCTTAATAAATCCTCCTGGAATCTTACCAGCAGCGTAAAGTCTCTCCTCGTAGTTCACTGTTAATGGGAAAAATGGTAGATCTTTTGGCTCTTTAGATGCTGTCGCTGTAGATAATACTGCTGTATCGCCGTAGCGTACTAGAACAGCTCCGTTCGCTTGCTTAGCAAATTGACCAGTCTCAACTGTGAGCGTTCTTCCAGCCCATTCTGTAGAAAATACTTGTTTTCCTTGGGTCATGTTATTGTAGTGCTCCTCTCGCCTAAATAAATTTATAGTCTGTATGTAAACGTATAATACGGTACAACATATGGAATCCTTCCCCATCATATCAGAAATGGAGCAGGATTGAAAGCACACGTATAGCGTATCCGTATAGCGAATTTACTATACGTCACGAGTTTGGTTATACCTGTTTAACTCCATAATAAAAAGCGGGAGAAAACTCCCGCTTAGTGAACTTATCGACGAAGTCCTAAATTGTCAACTAGCTGACGGTAACGAGTAACGTCTTTGTTACGAAGATACGTTAACAGGTTACGACGCTGTCCAACCATCTTAAGTAGGCCACGACGTGAGTGGTGGTCCTTCTTGTGTGTACGTAAGTGATCGTTTAGCGTGTTGATTTGCTCCGTTAGGATAGCTACCTGCACTTCTGGAGAACCAGTGTCGCTCTCGTGCGTCTTAAATTGAGCAATAATTTCGTTCTTACGCTCTTGTGTTAATGCCATCCTATTCACCTCCCTTAATAAATTATCCCCGTTTGCTGAGCGAACGTCGGTGAGTCGTTACGCCAAGCATCGGTTCGACTTTTATACTTTACTACATATTGTTTATAGACGCAAGGGATAAACGATAATCTATGTAGAAAGAATTTCAACAGCTGTTTGCTTGTCTTTATTAATTTGTTCTTTTAATGCGTCGAGTGAGTCAAACTTCTTTTCCGCACGAATAGAGGCTACAAAAGTCACTCGCGCGTCCTTATCGTATATGTCCCCTGTGAAATCAAAAATGTGTACTTCGACAGCAGGGGCATCTGGTCTTTCCTCGTGAAAGGTTGGTTTATAACCGATGTTACATACGCCGTTTAGTATCTCGCCGTCTATCTCGATTGTCACGGCATAAACGCCGGTAGCGGGAACTAATAAGGAATCACTCGGTTCCACATTCGCCGTCGGAAAGCCAATCGTCCGTCCTCTCTTCTCGCCATGCACGACAGTGCCTAAGAGAGAATAGTGTCGACCTAAATAGGCATTTGCAGCTTCTAAATCATTCTTTAATAGCGCATCGCGAATACGAGTCGAGCTCACTTTCTCATTATCAGCTTCGAATTTAGTGACCGTTGTATGCGTCACTTTTCCGCGCGCGTGATAAGAAAACGAATCCATCGTGCCCTTACCTAAGCGACCGTAGGAGTAATCAAACCCAGCTACAACGTGCGAAACATTTAGGTCGATGATATATTGATCGATAAACTGCTGAGGGGAAAGCTCCGCAAACCGCTTCGTAAATGCTACAACAAATAGGTAATCAACACCAAGCTCTTCAATAAGCGCACACTTATCTTGCAAGTTTGTCAAATATTTTACGGAAGCCCCGTGACGTAATACTTCTTTAGGATGTGGATCAAACGTCATCACAGCTGACTTTAATCCGTGATCATTCGCGTGGTCAATTGCAGTTTGTATCACGTGCTTATGGCCACTATGGACACCATCAAAAAAACCTAATGCCATCGACATTTTAGGATAGTCCGACTTAAAAATTGGGTGAGACAAGTGAATTATTTGCAAAACTGCCACCTACTTTTATCAATAATCAGGCAGATTATACAAGCCCACGAATCATTTTTTCGGGCTTCATCATACCTGCTCGTTTAGGGTCATGCTTATAGAGCGCAAGACACTCCTGATTTTGATTATACAAAGCAATAAAATCCCCGGCAAGCTTATTCACTTCTTCAGGAGTATCAATTATTGCTCCGTTGCGAACCTTTTCTTCTAATTCAGGAGATACTGTAATGACAGGAAAGCGTGAAAGGGCATGCTCTACGCTTAATAACAAGCTTCGTTCTTGTCCGATCTCCGCCTTCGCTTCGATTTGCTCTAATGTGAAGCAATCTTCTTTTTTAAACGCACCACTTTCAAGTCTCACTAAATCAGACATGTGTGCCGGGTACCCTAGCTTTTCTCCGATTTGGACAGAAAGGGTGCGGACATATGTACCTTTACTGCATTCTACTTCGTAGGAAAAAGTAAGCTTACCATCTTCTTGTCTAATGTCACTTGTGCGAGTTAAAGAATAAATCGTAATCTGCCTTACAGGACGTTCTACTGATAAGCCTGCGCGTGCATATTCATACAGCTTTTTCCCGTTTACTTTTATAGCAGAGTACATCGGTGGGACTTGGCTAAGCTCGCCTTCAAACGATGCTAAAACACGGTCGACTTCTTCCTCGGTAATTTCTCTGTCTACACGCTTTTGATCTACCACTTCTCCAGATGCATCTTCTGTTGTCGTCGAAAATCCAAGGGTCACTTCTCCCGCGTACACTTTTTTGTCAGCGGTTAAATATTCGACAATCTTCGTTGCTTTCCCAATACAAATTGGTAAAACTCCCTCTACATCTGGGTCTAGCGTTCCCGTGTGTCCTGCCTTTTTAGTCTTATAAAAACGCCTTGCTCGTTGAACGGCATCAAATGAGGTGATTCCACGTGGTTTCCACAAAGGCAATACGCCAATTAGTTCTTCAGACATTACTCTACCCCTCTCTAAACGCGAAAGAAGAGCTGTCCCATAAGGTGTAGGACAGCCCTCTTTTACTACTCTTTACTATTCATTTTGCGAATTAATTCTTCAATACGATTTCCTTGCTCAATGCTCTCATCCACTTGGAAGAAGAGCTCAGGCGTCTTACGAAGCTGAATGCGGCTTCCGATTTCTTTACGGATAAACCCCTTCGCTTTTTCAAGTGCCTTAAGTGAATCAGATCGCTCGGAATCTTCTCCATATACAGTGACAAACACGGTTGCCTGCTGAAGGTCACCAGTAACCTCTACGTCTGTTACTGTAATAAATCCAATACGAGGATCCTTTAATTCACGTTGCAAAATTGCGGAAATCTCTTTTTTAATTTGCTCTGCTACTCTATTAGCTCGAACATTTGCCATATTGATTCACTCCTCATCAAAAGTTAGCTAAAGCCATTCCCAATCTACTTTCGTAACCTCTAATTTCTCATTACGATCAAGCAGATCAATGACTCGCTGTAGCTCACGCTCTACAATAACGCGATCACCACTTACACTTAGTGCTACCCATTCTGCACGTTGCCAAACATTTTGATGATCAATTTCCGAAAAAGATACGTTATATTGTCTTCTAATACGATCAGCAACACTCTTTATAACCGAGCGTTTCTCTTTTAACGATTGTGCGTCATAAATGATCGCTTCGATTCGAATTAAGCCAATGATCAACGCGCAATTTCTTCCATAATGTAGGCTTCGATCGTGTCGCCTTCCTTCACATCATTAAAGCCATCAAGCGTTATTCCACACTCGTAGTTCTTCGCAACTTCTTTTACATCATCTTTAAAGCGTTTTAGGGCCTGTAAGCCACCTTCAAAGATAACAACACCGTCACGGATTAAGCGTACATCTGAATCACGAGTGATCTTACCATCCGTTACGTAAGAACCTGCAATAGAACCAACTTTAGAAACCTTGAACACTTGACGCACTTCTGCTTGACCAATCACTTTTTCTTCATAAATTGGATCAAGAAGCCCCTTCATCGCAGCTTCAATTTCTTCGATCGCTGCATAAATAACACGGTGTAAGCGAATGTCTACTTTTTCAGACTCAGCTACACGCTGTGTATTTGCATCAGGACGAACGTTGAAACCGATGATGATTGCTTTAGATGCAGAAGCTAGGATAACGTCTGATTCTGCAATCGCTCCAACGCCGGCGTGGATGATATTGATCTTCGCGCCTTCGACATCGATTTTTTCAAGAGATCCTTTCATTGCTTCCGCAGAACCTTGAACGTCTGCTTTTACAATGACATTGATTTCTTTAATATCACCTTGTTGAATCTGATCGAATAAGTCTTCAAGACTAACCGTAGAGTTCTCTTTACGACTAGCTTCACGCTCGCGCGTTGCTCTTGCTTCCCCAACTTGACGAGCTTTTTTCTCATCCTTAAATACGCGGAATTGATCACCCGCAGAAGGAACAGAGTTTAGACCCGTAATTTCGACCGGCGTAGATGGTCCAGCAGATTTAACACGACGTCCGATGTCATTTACCATCGCTCGTACTTTACCGAAGGCATTACCAACAACGATTGGATCACCAACAGATAGTGTTCCACCTTGAACGAGTAATGTTGCTACCGGTCCACGACCGCGGTCAAGTTCCGCTTCAACAACTGTACCTACTGCCGCTTTATTAGGGTTTGCTTTTAGCTCAGCTACTTCTGAAACAAGAAGGATCATCTCAAGAAGATCATCAATACCTTCTCCATTTAATGCAGATACGTTAACAAAGATTGTTTCTCCACCCCAAGCCTCTGATACAAGGCCGTGCTCCGTTAACTCTTGCATAACGCGATCAGGATTAGATCCCTCTTTATCGATCTTGTTTACCGCAACAATGATTGGTACTTCTGCAGCTTTCGCGTGGTTAATTGCTTCCACCGTTTGAGGCATAACACCATCATCAGCAGCTACTACGAGAATTGTAATATCTGTAACCTGTGCTCCACGAGCTCGCATTGTTGTGAAAGCTGCGTGACCAGGTGTATCTAAGAACGTAATCTTCTTGCCGTTTTCTTCTACTTGGTAAGCACCGATATGCTGCGTGATTCCACCAGCTTCTCCAGCTGTTACCTTCGTATTACGAATGCTATCAAGAAGCGTTGTTTTACCATGGTCAACGTGACCCATGATTGTCACAACAGGTGAGCGCTCTAGAAGGTCTTCTTCGTTATCTTCATCGACAATTGTTTCGAACTCTGTCTCATCAATGATAATCTCTTCTTCGAACTCAACGCCAAAATCAGCAGTTAAAAGCTCCACTGTGTCTTTATCAAGCTCTTGGTTAATTGTCGCCATAACGCCAAGTCCCATAAGCTTCTTGATAATTTCAGAAGGCTCTTTATTTAATTTATTTGCAAACTCACCAACAGAAATAGGTAGTGTAAAGGTAACATGCGTAGGCATTTCCTTCTTCACTTGAGGACGTGGAGTTTGTGTTTGATTCGTCTGGCGTCCTTTATTGTTCCCGCGGTTGTTTTTATTTTGACCGCTATTACGGTTATTTTTCTTCTTATCGTCTTCTTTGAACGTGCGTTTTGTTGTTTTTTCTTTCACAGGCTGTTCCTCAACATTCTTTGGAGATTTTGGTTTAGTACGTTTTGGGTCAGAAGCAACTTTCTTATCTGCAGAACCATTCGATTGATTCTGCTGCTTCGGTTTTTCTAGCTTTTGCATCATTTCTTCTGTCATAACGCTCATGTGGTTGTTAACTTCCACATTTGCTTCTTTTAGCTTCGCTATAACGTCTTTGCTTTGTAAATTTCGCTCTTTTGCATATTCATAAATTCGCACCTTTTTCATGTACATACCTCCCAAACGTAATGAGTGGTCGTCAAGGCGCATCAGCTACGGTCATTTGTAAGCGATAAAAATGATGACGCGAACCCTTGATCTGTTATTGCAATAACCACTCGTTCGTGCTTTCCTATTGCTCGTCCGAGTGTGCTCCGATCAGACATTCTAACGTACGGAATACCGTGATAGACACACTTGTCAATAATCTTTTTAGTCGTATTCTCAGATGCGTCTGCTGCCAAAATTACCGCATGAGCCTTTTTAGACTGAATTGCTTTTGTCACAAGCTCTTCTCCGGTAATGAGCTTTCTAGCTCGTTGCATGAGACCTAAAAGTGATTCCCATTTTTCCATTATGGCTGTTTTCCTTTAAAATGAAATCGTTGAAGCTCATCGTAGAGTGATTCAGGCACTTCTGCTTTTAAATGACGCTCTAAAACATTTTTCTTACGTGCCTCTTCTATAATGGCTTCATCGTTTGAAACGTAGGCTCCCCTACCAGACTTTTTTGAAGTCGGATCAAGAAAAACCTCTCCTTCTGGTGAGCGTACGACACGAATTAAAGACTTTTTAGGCTTCATTTCTTGCGTGACGACACATTTTCTAAGAGGGATTTTTTTAGTAGACATGGTGGTCCCACTCCTCTATTCTTCTTCGTCAAGCCAGCTAGCTACATCATCTGTGCTAGTAGACTCGAAGTTATCATCTGTTGCGATATCTCCCCAGTCTTCCTGCTCATCTGACAGCTCTTCCCCTGCTTGATAGAGACCAAGTTCTTCTGCTTCTGTTTCACTCTTTATATCAATCTTCCAGCCAGTTAGTTTTGCTGCTAAACGAGCATTCTGACCGCGCTTTCCGATTGCTAAAGATAGTTGATAGTCAGGCACAATTACCTGTGTCATCTTCTCTTCTTCGTTAACGGTTACTTTAAGTACTTTAGAAGGACTAAGTGCGTTAGCTACATACTTTTTTGGATCCTCTGACCATCGCACGATATCAATCTTCTCGCCTTTTAGTTCGTTCACGATCGTTTGTACTCGCTGTCCTCTTGGACCTACGCAAGAACCAACTGGGTCAATTTCTTCGTTCTCTGCATATACAGAGATCTTAGAACGCTCTCCAGCTTCTCGTGAAACAGATTTAATTTCAACAGCACCATCATAAATCTCAGGAACTTCAAGCTCAAATAAACGCTTTAAAAGACCAGGATGGGTACGAGAAATTAAAATTTGAGGACCCTTCGTCGTTTTTTCGACCTTTGTAATGTATGCCTTGATGCGATCATTATGCTGATAGGATTCATTCGGCATTTGCTCATTAATAGGCATTAACGCTTCTACTTTACCAAGGTCTACATAAATATAACGATGGTCCTGGCGTTGTACAATACCTGTCATGATATCCTCTTCGCGATCGATGAAATCAGAGTAAATGATACCTCGCTCTGCTTCACGAACTCGCTGCGTCACAACCTGCTTTGCCGTTTGCGCAGCTATTCTCCCAAAGTCTCTAGGTGTTACTTCGATTTCAACGACATCGTCAAGCTCATATAGAGGATTGATTTTTTTTGCTTCCTCTAGAGAGATTTCTAAACGAGCGTCAAACACTTCCTCCACTACATCTTTACGCGCAAACACACGAATCGTACCTAGCTCACGATCAATATCTACACGCACGTTTTGTGCAGAGTTAAAGTTTCTTTTATATCCAGTAATAAGGGCTTGTTCAATTGCTTCTAATATGACTTCCTTATCAATTCCCTTATCCTTTTCAATTGTTACTAGTGCCTCCATAAACTCACTATTCATGGGACTTATGTTCCCCCTTTCAATTTAAAAAACGATAGCTAAACGAGCCTTTGCCACTTTGTCGTGAGCAATTTCAACTGACCTCGTTCTCGTTTTAATTTTCATTTCAATCGTTAACAGATCATCTTCAAACGATACAAGCTTACCTTCAAACGTTTTTTCGCCATCAATAGGTGCGTATGTTGTTATATGCACATATTCGCCTACTGCACGAACAATATCCTTCTTCTTTTTAAGAGGGCGTTCAGCACCTGGCGAGCTAACTTCCAGGTAATATGCTTGTTCGATCGGATCATGCTTATCAAGAGTCTCGCTTAATTTCTCACTAACTGTCGTACAATCATCTAGATCTACACCAGTTTCCGAATCAATGTATACACGTAAAAACCAATTTTGTCCCTCTTTTTT
This window contains:
- the ribF gene encoding riboflavin biosynthesis protein RibF; the protein is MQIIHLSHPIFKSDYPKMSMALGFFDGVHSGHKHVIQTAIDHANDHGLKSAVMTFDPHPKEVLRHGASVKYLTNLQDKCALIEELGVDYLFVVAFTKRFAELSPQQFIDQYIIDLNVSHVVAGFDYSYGRLGKGTMDSFSYHARGKVTHTTVTKFEADNEKVSSTRIRDALLKNDLEAANAYLGRHYSLLGTVVHGEKRGRTIGFPTANVEPSDSLLVPATGVYAVTIEIDGEILNGVCNIGYKPTFHEERPDAPAVEVHIFDFTGDIYDKDARVTFVASIRAEKKFDSLDALKEQINKDKQTAVEILST
- the rpsO gene encoding 30S ribosomal protein S15 — its product is MALTQERKNEIIAQFKTHESDTGSPEVQVAILTEQINTLNDHLRTHKKDHHSRRGLLKMVGQRRNLLTYLRNKDVTRYRQLVDNLGLRR
- a CDS encoding DUF503 domain-containing protein, which gives rise to MIIGLIRIEAIIYDAQSLKEKRSVIKSVADRIRRQYNVSFSEIDHQNVWQRAEWVALSVSGDRVIVERELQRVIDLLDRNEKLEVTKVDWEWL
- the rbfA gene encoding 30S ribosome-binding factor RbfA, encoding MANVRANRVAEQIKKEISAILQRELKDPRIGFITVTDVEVTGDLQQATVFVTVYGEDSERSDSLKALEKAKGFIRKEIGSRIQLRKTPELFFQVDESIEQGNRIEELIRKMNSKE
- the infB gene encoding translation initiation factor IF-2 gives rise to the protein MKKVRIYEYAKERNLQSKDVIAKLKEANVEVNNHMSVMTEEMMQKLEKPKQQNQSNGSADKKVASDPKRTKPKSPKNVEEQPVKEKTTKRTFKEDDKKKNNRNSGQNKNNRGNNKGRQTNQTQTPRPQVKKEMPTHVTFTLPISVGEFANKLNKEPSEIIKKLMGLGVMATINQELDKDTVELLTADFGVEFEEEIIIDETEFETIVDEDNEEDLLERSPVVTIMGHVDHGKTTLLDSIRNTKVTAGEAGGITQHIGAYQVEENGKKITFLDTPGHAAFTTMRARGAQVTDITILVVAADDGVMPQTVEAINHAKAAEVPIIVAVNKIDKEGSNPDRVMQELTEHGLVSEAWGGETIFVNVSALNGEGIDDLLEMILLVSEVAELKANPNKAAVGTVVEAELDRGRGPVATLLVQGGTLSVGDPIVVGNAFGKVRAMVNDIGRRVKSAGPSTPVEITGLNSVPSAGDQFRVFKDEKKARQVGEARATREREASRKENSTVSLEDLFDQIQQGDIKEINVIVKADVQGSAEAMKGSLEKIDVEGAKINIIHAGVGAIAESDVILASASKAIIIGFNVRPDANTQRVAESEKVDIRLHRVIYAAIEEIEAAMKGLLDPIYEEKVIGQAEVRQVFKVSKVGSIAGSYVTDGKITRDSDVRLIRDGVVIFEGGLQALKRFKDDVKEVAKNYECGITLDGFNDVKEGDTIEAYIMEEIAR
- the pnp gene encoding polyribonucleotide nucleotidyltransferase — encoded protein: MTQGKQVFSTEWAGRTLTVETGQFAKQANGAVLVRYGDTAVLSTATASKEPKDLPFFPLTVNYEERLYAAGKIPGGFIKREGRPSDHAVLTSRLIDRPIRPLFPDGFRNDVQVISIVMSNDQDCSSEMAAMIGSSLALSVSNIPFAGPIAGVTVGRIDNEFIINPTGEQMAKSDIDLIVAGTKHAINMVEAGADEVPEEAMLEAILFGHEEIKRLVAFQEEIVEACSTEKMDVVLLKTDEELLEEVKQKVGNKLVEAATVVDKQARDTAIKNVYDDVLMDYAEAEEDRTSDVKGVLDKLVKNTVRKLITQENLRPDGRRHDEIRSLASEVDILQRTHGSGLFTRGQTQALSVCTLGALGDVQVLDGLGIEESKRFMHHYNFPLFSVGETGPIRGPGRREIGHGALGERALEKVIPSEKDFPYTIRLVSEVLESNGSTSQASICASTLAMMAAGVPLKAPVAGIAMGLVKYEDDVVVLTDIQGMEDALGDMDFKVAGTAQGVTALQMDIKIDGIDRKVLEEALSQAKQGRMAILDNMLSAIAEPRTELSAYAPKIITMSINPDKIRDVIGPSGKIINQIIEDTGVKIDIEQDGTVYISSLDSSMNDKAKAIIEDIVREVEVGEVYDGKVKRIEKFGAFVELFKGKDGLVHISQLANERVAKVEDVVAIGDVVKVKVTEIDNQGRVNLSRKVLLTEEK
- the rnpM gene encoding RNase P modulator RnpM; the encoded protein is MSTKKIPLRKCVVTQEMKPKKSLIRVVRSPEGEVFLDPTSKKSGRGAYVSNDEAIIEEARKKNVLERHLKAEVPESLYDELQRFHFKGKQP
- a CDS encoding YlxQ family RNA-binding protein, translated to MEKWESLLGLMQRARKLITGEELVTKAIQSKKAHAVILAADASENTTKKIIDKCVYHGIPYVRMSDRSTLGRAIGKHERVVIAITDQGFASSFLSLTNDRS
- the nusA gene encoding transcription termination factor NusA, which codes for MNSEFMEALVTIEKDKGIDKEVILEAIEQALITGYKRNFNSAQNVRVDIDRELGTIRVFARKDVVEEVFDARLEISLEEAKKINPLYELDDVVEIEVTPRDFGRIAAQTAKQVVTQRVREAERGIIYSDFIDREEDIMTGIVQRQDHRYIYVDLGKVEALMPINEQMPNESYQHNDRIKAYITKVEKTTKGPQILISRTHPGLLKRLFELEVPEIYDGAVEIKSVSREAGERSKISVYAENEEIDPVGSCVGPRGQRVQTIVNELKGEKIDIVRWSEDPKKYVANALSPSKVLKVTVNEEEKMTQVIVPDYQLSLAIGKRGQNARLAAKLTGWKIDIKSETEAEELGLYQAGEELSDEQEDWGDIATDDNFESTSTDDVASWLDEEE
- the rimP gene encoding ribosome maturation factor RimP, with the translated sequence MSQQVNERIEELVTPILEELSLELVEVEFKKEGQNWFLRVYIDSETGVDLDDCTTVSEKLSETLDKHDPIEQAYYLEVSSPGAERPLKKKKDIVRAVGEYVHITTYAPIDGEKTFEGKLVSFEDDLLTIEMKIKTRTRSVEIAHDKVAKARLAIVF
- the truB gene encoding tRNA pseudouridine(55) synthase TruB; translated protein: MSEELIGVLPLWKPRGITSFDAVQRARRFYKTKKAGHTGTLDPDVEGVLPICIGKATKIVEYLTADKKVYAGEVTLGFSTTTEDASGEVVDQKRVDREITEEEVDRVLASFEGELSQVPPMYSAIKVNGKKLYEYARAGLSVERPVRQITIYSLTRTSDIRQEDGKLTFSYEVECSKGTYVRTLSVQIGEKLGYPAHMSDLVRLESGAFKKEDCFTLEQIEAKAEIGQERSLLLSVEHALSRFPVITVSPELEEKVRNGAIIDTPEEVNKLAGDFIALYNQNQECLALYKHDPKRAGMMKPEKMIRGLV